TCAATGTAGATTTCTTGCTAGGCAAAATGCCGCCTCTCATCGCAAGTTTGGGCTTCGATTGAGACATGGGACCAAAATACCAAACACAAGCAGCTATTTTTCACATGATTTTCTTGCGTTGGTGTGGGTTGAGCTGCGGAACGTTCTTTTGCGGCGGGACCTGCTTGGGTACGTTTGTCTTCTGCACCTGATCGCTGTTTTGTATTTCGTCAACCAGCTCTTCCAGTTGATTGGTAAGCGTATTGAGGTCGCGTTTTTTGTAAAACTCTGTTTTAGAGTCGAAGAGAATCGGACGCTGATATTGTTGAGACAACAACAATATCCAGACGCTGAATAACAAAATAACACCTCCCAGCACCCAGTCATACCACGCAATGGTTTCGCGCGGGACAAAAAGATAGATGACCGGATGTAAGGCTAGTGCAGTGCGGGACACCATGGACAACGCGCGTTTGTCCCAACGGTGGCCTGTGAAGCGGGTTAGAATCCATGGGAATCGGCCTACTATCATGGCGCTGTCGCGATCCCGCAGGCACCGGGTGCCATCGAGTGCATCTTCCAAAAAGGCTTTGACAAAGCTGAGGATGCCGGCCGTGAAAATCATAGAGAACAGTGCAAACCGTTCAATGGGCGTTTTGTAGTTACCAAAGTTATAGAGTGCTGCGTCTGGCGGGCTCATGATCAAAATGGCCAGCATTACGATACCGAGGCCTACAGAAAAGCCGTGGTAACGCCTTGCACGCGAAAGGCTCTGGACAACAGCATCCGCACTTGGTCCTAGCATGGAGTCGCCACGCGGGGAGAGGACAATCAGCGCAGCTGAGTCGGTGCTGTTGGAATAAATACCGTTTACGCCAGAAACGACATCTTTGGTCTTTTGAAGATTTGTGTCTTTGTCAATAATGGCGCCGCTGAGGTCAACACTGTTCATGTTGGCTTCACTCAGGTCGGCCCCTTTCAGGTTAGCGCCGACAAGTCGGGCGCCAAATAAAATGGATTTTGGGAGATTGGCTTCTTGCAAATTCGATCTGCACAGATTGGCGCGGCTCAGGTTGGTTCTGAAAAGCCGGGCCCTGCAGAGGTTGGCGCGAAAGAGGTTGGCGCGCACAAAGTTTGCCATGCTGAGGTCTGCCCGAAAGAGCTTGGCTCCGCTAAGGTTGGATTCAAACAGGTTTGCTTTGATCAGGTATGCCCACCTGAGGTCTGCACCTTGCAGGTTCGCAGCAAACAAATTTGTGTCTTTAAGGTTGGCGCCGCTGAGGTCGGCACCACGCAGATTTGCGCCGATGAGGTCGGGCTGGATATCGCGGTTTTTATCCCGCCATTTATTCCATTCCTCAACGCCTTGCTTTAAAATGGCAAGATGTTCTGGGTTGGCCATATCGCTCACATAATTCTCTTCTTCAAGCGCAGCAGATGACACAGGCGCATTCGGCTCATACAAGACAAACGGTGGAGGTCGCTACGTGTCAATCGGGGAGAGGGGCTTTTTGCAAGGGCACAATATCTGGGTTACGGATACTGTGTCTGGATTACTATACAACAGTCGTTGCTATTGCTTTCGCTAACGTAGAAGTGGGGGTATGGATAATTCTATTATAGGGGTAATCAATATTACCAGCAAGCCAAATCACAAATAGTGCCAAACTTCGGGAAGGAGGCAAATTAGGTATTGCTTAAGTGTACTTTGGAAGGTGTAAGTGCTTGCTTAATCGGATTGCTGTTAACCGCGCAAATCGTCCATATGGCTGTTTATTGAGCGATATGCCTTCAGTTTTTGTTCAGAAAGATGTTATTTACGTAGTTGTCTTCGTTAGGGCCTGGCTTATCCTGGTAAG
This genomic window from Bacteroidota bacterium contains:
- a CDS encoding pentapeptide repeat-containing protein codes for the protein MYEPNAPVSSAALEEENYVSDMANPEHLAILKQGVEEWNKWRDKNRDIQPDLIGANLRGADLSGANLKDTNLFAANLQGADLRWAYLIKANLFESNLSGAKLFRADLSMANFVRANLFRANLCRARLFRTNLSRANLCRSNLQEANLPKSILFGARLVGANLKGADLSEANMNSVDLSGAIIDKDTNLQKTKDVVSGVNGIYSNSTDSAALIVLSPRGDSMLGPSADAVVQSLSRARRYHGFSVGLGIVMLAILIMSPPDAALYNFGNYKTPIERFALFSMIFTAGILSFVKAFLEDALDGTRCLRDRDSAMIVGRFPWILTRFTGHRWDKRALSMVSRTALALHPVIYLFVPRETIAWYDWVLGGVILLFSVWILLLSQQYQRPILFDSKTEFYKKRDLNTLTNQLEELVDEIQNSDQVQKTNVPKQVPPQKNVPQLNPHQRKKIM